A stretch of the Vibrio gazogenes genome encodes the following:
- a CDS encoding BatD family protein, whose product MVNRPRHSLQRIFWILFIGLIVSLSTQAATYATVSKNKVTLNELFQLQIITDQKASGDDVNFEKLTPEFFVNRPSFGTSTNIINGQRSVRSEWDVSIAATRTGVVTIPSFEVNGEKTQPIAIQVVQDSTLPNDDDLIEIHSTLDKKTLYPDESTLLHVKMMVKVNPRRLQDTKITPPSVDGMHLEAASDSEQHREIVNGLSVTVVQQTFRVTAQKPGRFTVTEPQFRSTLLYSGMNGETKVLTLSTTAKQFPIQVMAKPKSYQGVWLPTSSLSLTQQWTDSQGKPITGSRAALKVGDSITRTLELKIKGVSQDKIPDLQINYPDSVRVYQEKPQYKTLDNDETVMTLKQVLIPNQSGQIKLPGVSLNWWNTQKRRQRRAILTGLTLNVAKGTPVDTVVSLPQSATKASVAPQEIKVKDPGIWPYLTALFAVLWIVTSGCWLYRIWQTKRSKPVETPDLPTEAGHLSLKEALKQQDGIRIQHLVQVQIAELGLSAEEREAIDNEVSQLQASIYSSRQEAYDPKPLLRLLAEAEKRHKKISKKQKKTLPKL is encoded by the coding sequence ATGGTAAACAGACCCCGGCACTCGCTTCAACGTATATTCTGGATCCTGTTCATCGGCCTGATAGTCAGCCTGAGCACTCAGGCGGCTACCTATGCGACTGTCAGTAAGAATAAAGTGACCCTGAATGAATTATTTCAGCTTCAGATCATCACCGATCAAAAAGCCTCCGGCGACGATGTGAACTTTGAAAAACTCACCCCCGAGTTTTTCGTCAATCGCCCCAGTTTTGGCACATCCACCAATATCATCAACGGTCAGCGCAGCGTCCGAAGTGAGTGGGATGTTTCGATTGCAGCAACGCGTACCGGGGTTGTGACCATCCCCAGCTTTGAAGTCAATGGTGAAAAAACCCAGCCGATCGCCATTCAGGTTGTCCAGGATTCAACATTACCGAACGACGATGATCTGATAGAAATTCATTCAACCCTCGATAAAAAAACACTCTACCCGGATGAAAGCACGCTATTACACGTCAAAATGATGGTGAAGGTTAACCCTCGTCGCCTTCAGGATACCAAGATCACCCCGCCGTCCGTGGATGGTATGCATTTAGAAGCCGCCAGTGACTCAGAACAACACCGCGAGATTGTGAATGGTTTATCAGTCACCGTGGTGCAACAGACATTCAGAGTGACGGCCCAAAAGCCCGGCCGTTTCACCGTCACCGAGCCCCAGTTTCGGAGTACCTTACTCTATAGTGGCATGAATGGCGAGACCAAAGTGCTGACACTCAGTACGACTGCCAAGCAATTCCCGATTCAGGTCATGGCAAAACCGAAAAGCTATCAAGGCGTCTGGCTCCCGACCTCCAGTTTATCCCTCACGCAGCAATGGACCGACAGCCAGGGCAAACCGATCACCGGTAGCCGTGCCGCCCTCAAAGTCGGCGATTCAATTACCCGGACACTTGAACTAAAAATCAAAGGCGTGAGTCAGGATAAAATCCCCGACCTGCAAATCAACTATCCGGACAGCGTGCGCGTCTATCAGGAAAAACCGCAATATAAAACACTGGATAACGATGAGACGGTGATGACACTGAAACAAGTGCTCATCCCCAATCAATCCGGCCAGATCAAGTTACCGGGAGTCTCGCTCAACTGGTGGAACACGCAGAAACGACGCCAACGGCGGGCAATACTCACGGGCTTGACACTCAATGTCGCCAAAGGTACGCCAGTCGATACCGTGGTTTCGCTGCCACAATCAGCAACAAAAGCATCGGTTGCGCCTCAGGAGATTAAGGTCAAAGATCCCGGCATCTGGCCATATCTCACAGCCCTTTTTGCTGTTCTGTGGATTGTAACCTCTGGCTGTTGGCTCTATCGGATTTGGCAGACCAAACGCTCAAAGCCGGTTGAAACACCAGATCTGCCAACCGAAGCCGGGCATCTATCGCTGAAAGAGGCGTTAAAACAACAAGATGGCATTCGAATTCAGCATCTGGTGCAAGTCCAAATCGCTGAGCTGGGACTGTCTGCGGAAGAGAGAGAAGCCATCGATAATGAAGTAAGTCAACTTCAGGCTTCGATCTATTCATCTCGACAAGAAGCCTATGATCCCAAACCATTGCTACGCTTGTTAGCCGAAGCAGAAAAACGGCACAAAAAAATCAGTAAAAAGCAGAAAAAGACCTTACCGAAACTTTAA
- a CDS encoding VWA domain-containing protein, whose translation MSDFVFLNPIWLIGLLPVALLLAWLTLRKKQQSLIAPHIAQALGLYHEATSTYKLLLLALCWTIAIVALSGPSFERQLRPTYSNTAARVLVMDMSRSMYATDNQPSRLIQARYKAVDLLKRWKEGVTGLVAYAGDAYTISPMTTDTATILNLLPNLSPEIMPYQGADAARGVKQAIQMMKDAGLHQGAIILITDELDANERQEIADLLSGTRWQLAILGMGSRSGAPIPTENGALLKTAQGQTVIAKANFNEMKSLAQSVHGTFISVQLNNQDVDTLVDATQTNTAEHQASGKQQVTNRINQGYWLIPLLLIPALMMFRKGLIFGCLAVVISTGTVPRAQASPWLNHNQEAKRLFDTQDYQHAAQQFSDPDWKAAAYYRAKDYQQAIETLSSIQSPTPRQQYNLANAYAKHGDLQKAIDLYQQVLAQDPDNQDARHNLDVVKKAQQQQQQQQQQQQQQQQQQQQQKNSNAAAQDQSSSQQQNQSQQKQSQKGQSQTGKSQQDQAQRHQSQQKSQSQSQSQSQSQSQSKPSEHHRAQRQRQDAQSKDEQAQNNATAKQFQQQKAANHQPDQASPSQAQQRPSDPEFRKLEQVENARDPSRLLRAELMLQAEQKEPPEDNHKSW comes from the coding sequence ATGTCTGATTTTGTATTTCTCAATCCGATCTGGTTGATCGGACTCCTTCCTGTGGCACTACTGCTCGCATGGCTGACCTTGCGCAAAAAACAGCAATCCTTGATTGCACCGCATATTGCTCAGGCACTTGGTCTGTATCATGAAGCAACGTCTACGTACAAACTACTTCTGCTGGCGCTGTGTTGGACAATAGCAATCGTGGCCCTTTCCGGCCCGAGCTTCGAACGTCAGCTCCGCCCGACCTACAGCAACACCGCAGCCCGGGTACTCGTGATGGATATGTCCCGCTCGATGTATGCCACCGATAATCAACCCAGCCGGCTCATACAAGCACGCTATAAAGCCGTTGACTTGCTGAAACGCTGGAAAGAAGGCGTCACCGGATTGGTCGCCTATGCGGGAGATGCCTACACCATTAGTCCCATGACAACCGATACCGCGACGATTCTTAATCTGCTCCCCAATCTGTCTCCCGAGATCATGCCGTATCAAGGTGCGGATGCCGCCCGTGGTGTCAAACAAGCAATTCAAATGATGAAAGACGCCGGACTCCATCAGGGGGCCATCATTTTAATCACCGACGAATTAGACGCCAATGAGCGCCAAGAGATCGCCGATTTGCTGTCCGGTACTCGCTGGCAACTGGCAATTTTAGGCATGGGTTCACGTTCTGGTGCACCGATACCAACTGAGAATGGTGCGTTGCTTAAAACAGCACAAGGACAGACCGTCATTGCCAAAGCCAACTTCAATGAGATGAAATCATTGGCACAATCAGTACACGGCACTTTTATTTCGGTTCAGCTTAATAATCAGGATGTCGATACACTGGTTGATGCAACGCAAACCAATACCGCCGAACATCAAGCCTCTGGCAAACAACAAGTGACAAATCGGATTAATCAGGGTTACTGGCTCATTCCGCTGTTGCTGATTCCGGCCCTGATGATGTTCCGTAAGGGATTGATTTTTGGATGTCTTGCCGTGGTGATTTCAACCGGAACAGTCCCCCGGGCACAAGCATCACCGTGGCTGAATCACAATCAGGAAGCCAAACGCCTCTTCGATACACAGGATTACCAACACGCCGCCCAGCAGTTTTCTGATCCGGACTGGAAAGCCGCGGCCTATTACCGTGCCAAAGATTATCAGCAAGCGATTGAAACATTATCATCAATCCAGTCTCCGACACCGCGTCAGCAGTATAATTTGGCCAATGCATACGCCAAGCATGGTGATTTACAAAAGGCGATCGATCTGTATCAGCAGGTTCTGGCGCAGGATCCTGACAATCAGGATGCACGTCATAACCTTGATGTTGTAAAAAAAGCACAGCAACAGCAACAGCAACAGCAACAGCAACAGCAACAGCAACAGCAACAGCAACAGCAACAAAAAAATAGCAACGCTGCGGCGCAAGACCAGTCTTCATCACAACAACAGAATCAGTCGCAGCAGAAACAGTCGCAAAAAGGACAGTCACAAACCGGCAAGTCACAACAAGATCAGGCCCAGCGTCATCAGTCGCAGCAAAAGAGCCAAAGCCAAAGCCAAAGCCAAAGCCAAAGCCAAAGCCAAAGCAAGCCATCAGAACACCATCGCGCCCAGCGTCAACGCCAAGATGCACAATCCAAAGACGAGCAAGCGCAAAACAATGCGACAGCCAAACAATTTCAGCAACAAAAGGCAGCAAACCATCAACCGGATCAGGCATCACCATCCCAAGCACAGCAGCGCCCCTCTGATCCTGAGTTCCGTAAATTGGAACAGGTTGAAAATGCCAGAGATCCCAGCCGTCTGCTGCGAGCAGAACTGATGCTTCAGGCTGAGCAGAAAGAACCACCAGAGGACAATCACAAATCATGGTAA
- a CDS encoding vWA domain-containing protein encodes MAHIEFIWWWMLFLLPLPLLVTKLLPPHRQPAAIQLTYLPTEGSLTKPSHWFSQLMAGAIWVALVVACARPAWFGDPVTVQPKHRDLMLVVDLSYSMSQKDMKSGDDFIDRLTAVKQVLDQFIEKRQGDRLGLVLFADHAYLQTPLTFDRETVRRQLNQTVLKLIGTETAIGEGIGLATKTFIDGQAPQRVMILLSDGTNTAGVLDPIQAAQIAKKYHAVIYTVGVGAGEMVVKDFVFTRKVNTARDLDEKTLKQIAHITGGKYFRARNSQDLANIYDTINQLEPVQQASQTWRPQSEWFIYPLALALILSFILVIVRRNHV; translated from the coding sequence TTGGCACATATTGAATTCATTTGGTGGTGGATGCTATTCCTCTTACCGCTACCTTTGTTGGTGACTAAATTACTGCCACCGCATCGACAACCGGCTGCGATCCAACTCACTTATCTCCCGACAGAAGGTAGCCTGACCAAGCCCAGTCACTGGTTTAGCCAATTGATGGCTGGTGCAATTTGGGTCGCGCTGGTCGTTGCCTGTGCCCGTCCGGCTTGGTTTGGAGACCCGGTCACCGTTCAACCGAAGCATCGCGACCTGATGCTGGTCGTCGATTTATCTTATTCGATGAGCCAGAAAGATATGAAAAGCGGGGATGACTTTATTGATCGCCTCACCGCGGTGAAACAAGTTCTCGACCAATTTATTGAAAAGCGGCAGGGTGATCGGCTGGGATTGGTACTCTTCGCCGATCACGCCTATCTGCAAACGCCACTGACTTTTGACCGGGAAACAGTCCGCAGACAGTTAAATCAGACGGTTTTGAAACTCATCGGTACGGAAACGGCGATTGGTGAAGGTATTGGACTCGCGACAAAAACCTTCATTGACGGACAGGCACCGCAACGAGTGATGATTTTACTCAGTGACGGCACCAATACCGCAGGGGTTCTGGATCCCATTCAGGCTGCCCAAATTGCGAAAAAATATCATGCAGTCATCTATACCGTCGGGGTTGGTGCCGGAGAGATGGTCGTGAAAGATTTTGTGTTTACCCGTAAGGTCAATACCGCCCGTGACTTAGACGAGAAGACTCTCAAACAGATTGCTCACATTACCGGTGGAAAATATTTCCGCGCCCGGAACAGCCAGGATTTGGCAAATATCTATGACACCATTAACCAGCTGGAGCCTGTTCAACAAGCCAGTCAGACTTGGCGTCCTCAAAGCGAATGGTTCATTTATCCGCTGGCGCTGGCCTTAATTCTTTCATTTATTCTGGTGATCGTCAGGAGAAATCATGTCTGA
- a CDS encoding DUF4381 domain-containing protein encodes MAQSISDLLDLQPLHLPDAPSWWPLAWGWLSLIGCVIVIVLLITWLIIWKRKRVAPKKVALRLLQPSHGYVTPSDAMELVRQACLSYFPRQEIAHLTGHDWYAFLDEQISKPLFIPNESQWQKVLYQKSKSEPSQQHLIDDCLTWVQEALPPKRRRRR; translated from the coding sequence ATGGCACAATCGATCTCAGATTTACTTGACCTTCAGCCCCTGCACCTACCGGACGCCCCTTCGTGGTGGCCGCTGGCCTGGGGTTGGCTAAGCCTCATCGGATGCGTGATTGTGATCGTACTGCTGATCACTTGGCTCATAATTTGGAAACGCAAACGAGTTGCCCCCAAAAAAGTAGCATTACGATTACTGCAACCCTCACATGGTTATGTCACTCCGTCCGATGCAATGGAGTTGGTCAGACAAGCATGTCTGAGTTACTTCCCTCGTCAGGAAATTGCCCATTTAACCGGACATGACTGGTATGCCTTTCTAGATGAGCAAATCAGTAAACCGCTGTTTATTCCCAATGAATCCCAGTGGCAAAAGGTGCTGTATCAAAAATCAAAATCTGAACCATCCCAGCAACATCTGATTGATGACTGCCTGACTTGGGTACAGGAAGCCTTGCCGCCAAAGAGAAGAAGAAGGAGATAA
- a CDS encoding DUF58 domain-containing protein — translation MRMELPANSNGVTLCLEELLVYKQHCAAWLPPAKSLWSTMSGQYQSRRLGRGMDFSEVRRYQPGDDIRTIDWRVTARTGKTHTKLFSEEREKPVILYIDLSATMHMGSRLLLKSVQAAHMAALLAWMSLAQKDRCGALIDLGYRLIDIKPKSHQPGVLALLQTIIDSHKEQLQFNQTPINDAGAAVPSMSESLTALNRLSPKGSDVIMISDYTRYNDDLKPQFNQLRRHNQVRMIHIYDPLEQGDTDFRGIEFVADQQQSRWLNFSAKQTRAGIRKAFESQKDRLELLCRSLGISYTRLSSDSPLLKQLSGSY, via the coding sequence ATGAGGATGGAACTGCCAGCTAATAGTAATGGCGTCACTTTATGCTTAGAAGAGTTGCTGGTGTATAAACAGCACTGCGCGGCTTGGCTGCCACCGGCGAAAAGCCTGTGGTCAACCATGTCAGGACAATATCAGAGTCGTCGCTTGGGCCGCGGGATGGATTTTTCTGAAGTGCGCCGTTATCAGCCCGGTGACGATATCCGTACCATTGACTGGCGGGTCACAGCCCGGACCGGGAAAACACACACCAAGCTTTTCAGTGAAGAGCGAGAAAAACCAGTGATTCTTTATATTGATTTAAGTGCAACGATGCATATGGGATCCCGTTTGCTCCTGAAGTCGGTTCAAGCGGCACATATGGCAGCGTTACTGGCATGGATGTCTCTTGCCCAGAAAGATCGCTGCGGGGCCTTAATTGATTTGGGATATCGCCTGATCGATATAAAACCCAAAAGTCACCAACCCGGTGTATTGGCACTCCTGCAAACCATCATTGACAGTCACAAAGAACAGTTACAGTTCAATCAGACGCCAATCAACGATGCCGGAGCAGCCGTTCCTTCAATGTCAGAGAGCCTGACTGCCTTGAATCGCTTGTCACCCAAAGGAAGTGACGTGATTATGATCAGTGACTACACCCGTTATAACGATGACCTCAAACCGCAATTTAATCAGCTCCGTCGCCACAATCAGGTTCGGATGATCCATATTTATGACCCACTTGAGCAGGGGGATACTGATTTTCGGGGCATTGAATTTGTCGCTGACCAACAACAAAGCCGGTGGCTCAATTTTTCAGCAAAGCAGACTCGGGCAGGAATCAGAAAAGCCTTTGAATCTCAGAAAGATAGGCTAGAATTACTCTGTCGGTCTTTAGGAATTTCCTATACTCGACTTTCGAGTGATTCACCTTTGCTGAAACAACTATCCGGAAGTTATTAA
- a CDS encoding AAA family ATPase, with protein MQSATAFQQLQHYLNSQVIGQEALVRQVLVALLADGHILVEGPPGLAKTRAIKSLANSIEGSFHRVQFTPDLLPADLTGTDIFRPETGEFQFQPGPVFHSLLLADEINRAPAKVQAAMLEAMAERQVTAGRKTYALPKLFLVMATQNPIEQEGTYPLPEAQLDRFLLHLHVDYPDAESELSILRLNRGEAQGVKPQQPNKLSQEDIFSARQAVLDIHMAESIEQYIVRLVMATRQPEKYDDKLKQWLEMGVSPRATIALDRCARASAWLAGRDFVSPEDVQSMAFPVLRHRLLLSYQAQAEGIHPNQIINHILSLVGSA; from the coding sequence ATGCAATCAGCAACCGCTTTTCAACAGTTACAACACTACTTAAACAGTCAGGTTATTGGTCAGGAAGCACTGGTGAGACAGGTGTTGGTCGCTTTGCTGGCCGATGGACATATTTTGGTTGAAGGCCCGCCGGGACTGGCGAAAACAAGAGCAATCAAATCACTGGCCAACAGCATCGAAGGGTCTTTTCATCGGGTTCAGTTCACACCGGATCTATTGCCGGCCGATTTAACCGGAACCGATATCTTTCGCCCGGAAACGGGGGAATTCCAGTTCCAGCCCGGCCCTGTATTTCATTCACTGCTGTTAGCCGATGAAATTAACCGTGCACCGGCCAAGGTGCAAGCCGCCATGCTCGAAGCAATGGCCGAACGACAAGTGACGGCAGGCCGGAAAACTTATGCACTCCCCAAACTTTTTTTGGTGATGGCCACTCAAAACCCGATAGAACAAGAAGGCACCTATCCGCTGCCGGAAGCGCAACTGGACCGTTTCTTACTCCACCTCCATGTTGATTATCCCGATGCAGAGAGTGAGCTATCGATTCTGCGTCTCAACCGTGGTGAAGCACAAGGCGTTAAACCGCAACAGCCGAATAAGCTGTCTCAGGAAGATATTTTCAGTGCCCGGCAAGCCGTGCTGGACATTCATATGGCAGAAAGCATCGAGCAATATATCGTCCGTCTGGTGATGGCAACACGACAGCCAGAAAAATATGACGACAAACTCAAACAGTGGCTTGAAATGGGCGTCAGCCCCCGGGCAACCATCGCTCTGGATCGCTGTGCCCGGGCAAGTGCCTGGCTTGCGGGACGCGACTTCGTCAGCCCTGAAGATGTTCAAAGCATGGCGTTTCCTGTGCTGCGTCACCGTCTGCTGCTGAGCTATCAGGCGCAAGCCGAAGGCATTCATCCGAATCAGATTATCAACCATATTTTGTCTCTGGTTGGCAGTGCCTGA
- a CDS encoding methyl-accepting chemotaxis protein, whose protein sequence is MFFDAVSIKKKVIWSMAFAVLASTVVVGGIAQYQSRDVLEHRLVDIELPSFLDGIRHQIDRDISELLLAAEQLANNEFVKATIRTTNVDPKSEKVLIQQLNNLKQQYHLNDASVANRKTAYYWNQKGFLRQLDRQQDQWFYQFVASGKPTMVSMFQEPNGDVKMFANYQSVENGTLSGMSKSMDDMVRLLNGFRIEDSGFVFLTDAQGNVKIHPDKSQSAQTLSNIYGAKAAELLGKDGFHLIETQYQNEDVFVASEYIPSMHWYVIASVPKREIYAEMNHAAQNMMLGTAVIAALFIFMSVLLANSITKPIRQIAARFAALGKGDGDLSQRIEIVGNDEITQLSLGFNDFIEKIHQSMQEVASTSRTLSYESQVVAEKAHLTHDNSQSQRDQTIQVVTAMNEMGATISEIASNAAIAASTANDASVSSDSGQVVVKQAKDAIHRLAEDMQNSAQVVEKLAATTQEIGSILAVIHEISDQTNLLALNAAIEAARAGEQGRGFAVVAEEVRNLAGRTAASTEQIQVMMTQLKNDSANAVQAMHAGQEKTQEGVAAAESTVEQLRQISERIYEITDRNTQVATATEEQSVAVQSINENIEEINTINELTTTTSEELAEASRELKTLSERLDHLVGGFRL, encoded by the coding sequence ATGTTTTTCGATGCAGTGAGTATTAAGAAAAAAGTGATATGGAGTATGGCATTCGCCGTACTCGCATCAACTGTCGTTGTGGGCGGGATTGCCCAGTACCAGTCCAGAGATGTTTTGGAACATCGTCTGGTGGATATTGAATTACCATCGTTTTTGGATGGCATCCGCCATCAAATCGACCGGGATATTTCGGAGCTATTGTTGGCTGCGGAGCAGCTTGCAAATAATGAGTTCGTCAAAGCAACGATTCGTACAACCAATGTTGACCCAAAGTCAGAAAAAGTATTAATCCAGCAATTGAACAACCTCAAACAGCAATATCATCTGAATGATGCCTCCGTTGCCAACCGCAAAACAGCCTATTATTGGAACCAAAAAGGCTTTTTACGCCAGCTCGATCGCCAACAGGATCAATGGTTTTATCAGTTTGTAGCGTCCGGAAAACCGACGATGGTGAGCATGTTCCAAGAACCGAACGGTGATGTGAAGATGTTTGCCAACTATCAGTCGGTTGAGAACGGGACGTTATCCGGAATGTCAAAGTCGATGGATGACATGGTGCGCCTGCTTAACGGATTCCGGATTGAAGATTCTGGTTTTGTGTTTCTGACGGATGCACAAGGTAATGTGAAAATCCATCCGGACAAGTCGCAGTCGGCTCAGACATTATCGAATATTTATGGTGCCAAGGCTGCGGAATTACTCGGTAAGGATGGCTTCCATCTGATTGAAACGCAGTACCAAAATGAAGACGTTTTTGTGGCGAGTGAATACATTCCATCGATGCACTGGTACGTGATTGCATCTGTACCGAAGCGTGAAATTTATGCGGAAATGAATCATGCCGCGCAAAATATGATGTTGGGTACTGCGGTGATTGCCGCGCTATTTATTTTTATGAGTGTGCTGCTGGCAAATAGCATTACCAAACCGATTCGGCAGATTGCGGCCCGTTTTGCTGCGCTTGGCAAAGGTGATGGTGACCTCTCTCAGCGGATTGAGATTGTCGGTAATGATGAAATCACGCAGCTCTCACTCGGCTTCAATGACTTTATCGAGAAAATTCATCAATCAATGCAGGAAGTGGCGTCGACGAGCCGGACTTTGTCATATGAGTCTCAAGTGGTCGCAGAAAAAGCCCATCTGACACATGATAACAGTCAGAGCCAGCGTGATCAGACCATCCAAGTGGTGACCGCGATGAACGAGATGGGGGCCACTATTAGTGAGATTGCATCGAACGCTGCGATTGCCGCTTCAACGGCCAATGATGCATCGGTGAGTAGTGACTCGGGGCAGGTCGTGGTGAAGCAGGCTAAAGATGCGATTCACCGGTTGGCTGAAGATATGCAAAATTCTGCGCAAGTGGTTGAAAAACTGGCAGCAACCACGCAGGAAATCGGTTCGATTCTGGCTGTGATTCATGAGATTTCTGATCAGACTAATTTATTGGCACTGAATGCTGCGATTGAAGCTGCGCGTGCAGGTGAGCAAGGCCGAGGTTTCGCAGTCGTGGCTGAAGAGGTACGTAATCTCGCTGGCCGGACAGCGGCTTCAACAGAGCAGATTCAAGTGATGATGACGCAATTGAAAAATGATTCGGCCAATGCCGTGCAGGCCATGCATGCCGGACAAGAGAAAACGCAAGAAGGGGTGGCGGCTGCTGAAAGTACCGTGGAACAATTACGCCAGATTTCAGAGCGAATCTACGAGATCACCGATAGGAATACACAGGTGGCGACAGCCACTGAAGAGCAATCGGTCGCGGTACAGAGTATCAATGAGAACATCGAAGAAATTAATACGATTAATGAACTGACGACAACAACCTCAGAGGAACTGGCAGAAGCCAGTCGCGAACTGAAAACCCTTTCTGAACGTTTGGATCATTTAGTCGGTGGTTTCAGACTCTAA
- a CDS encoding chromosome segregation ATPase has product MNDFEQELAALAEQDGGQEEAKLPSLDEQKAIVAKLKELEAKGELTPEVLEEYFGQYAADAGVPIH; this is encoded by the coding sequence ATGAACGATTTCGAACAAGAACTCGCTGCACTGGCAGAACAGGATGGTGGTCAGGAAGAAGCCAAGCTGCCTTCTTTGGATGAACAGAAAGCCATTGTGGCAAAGCTGAAAGAGTTAGAAGCAAAAGGGGAACTGACGCCCGAAGTGTTAGAAGAATATTTCGGTCAGTATGCCGCAGATGCCGGGGTTCCGATCCATTAG
- a CDS encoding aromatic amino acid transaminase: MFHHITPYAGDPILSLMETFMADSRPDKVNLSIGLYYDEAGQIPTLPSVHRAEQAWFSADREPCIYLPMEGIADYRQAVQTLVFGAEHPAVHDKRVATIQTLGGSGALMIGADFLHRYFPESKVWVSHPTWENHNAIFEGAGFTVGSYPYFHPETRMLDFSGMIETLSQLPAKDIVLLHPCCHNPTGVDLTPEQWDQVIDILESRQLIPFFDMAYQGFGEDTAQDAYVIRALAKRTSVSFFVSNSFSKIFSLYGERVGGLSIVCHDAQETVNVLGQLKATVRRNYSSPAKHGAVLVSRVLNDPELNAQWLAEVGTMRERIATMRQQLHQRLQTLCPEQDFDFLIQQKGMFSYTGFSVESVHLLRQQHGIYLIDSGRMCLAGLNAHNLEQVALAFAAVADNRKK; the protein is encoded by the coding sequence GTGTTTCATCATATTACCCCTTATGCGGGGGATCCAATTCTGTCCCTTATGGAAACGTTTATGGCGGATAGTCGCCCTGACAAAGTGAATTTAAGCATTGGTCTTTATTATGATGAAGCGGGTCAGATTCCGACTTTGCCAAGTGTTCATCGGGCAGAGCAGGCATGGTTTTCCGCAGATAGAGAACCTTGTATTTATTTGCCGATGGAAGGGATTGCCGACTATCGACAAGCGGTTCAAACCTTAGTCTTTGGTGCGGAACATCCGGCGGTCCATGACAAGAGAGTTGCCACTATCCAGACTTTGGGTGGATCCGGTGCGCTCATGATTGGTGCTGACTTCTTACATCGTTATTTTCCGGAATCAAAAGTGTGGGTGAGTCATCCGACTTGGGAAAATCATAATGCAATTTTTGAAGGGGCAGGCTTTACTGTCGGCAGTTATCCGTATTTTCATCCTGAAACGCGGATGCTGGACTTCAGCGGTATGATTGAGACGCTATCACAATTGCCAGCGAAGGATATCGTTCTGTTACACCCCTGTTGCCATAATCCGACCGGGGTTGATTTAACACCGGAACAGTGGGATCAGGTGATCGATATCCTTGAATCGCGACAGTTGATTCCATTTTTTGATATGGCTTATCAGGGATTTGGTGAAGATACAGCTCAGGATGCTTATGTGATAAGAGCCTTGGCTAAACGGACATCGGTTTCGTTTTTTGTCAGTAACTCGTTTTCAAAGATCTTCTCTCTGTACGGTGAGCGGGTCGGTGGTTTGTCCATTGTTTGTCATGATGCGCAAGAAACGGTGAATGTGCTGGGACAATTGAAAGCGACCGTTCGACGGAACTATTCAAGCCCGGCGAAACATGGTGCGGTACTGGTATCCCGCGTGCTCAACGACCCTGAGTTAAATGCCCAGTGGCTTGCAGAGGTAGGCACGATGCGTGAACGAATCGCAACGATGCGTCAGCAGCTACACCAGCGTTTACAGACATTGTGTCCGGAGCAGGATTTCGATTTTCTGATTCAGCAAAAAGGGATGTTCAGTTATACCGGTTTCTCAGTTGAGAGTGTGCACTTATTACGACAACAGCATGGTATCTACCTGATTGATAGCGGACGGATGTGTCTGGCTGGATTGAATGCGCATAATCTTGAGCAAGTCGCGCTGGCATTTGCTGCTGTGGCAGATAACCGTAAAAAATAA